Proteins from a genomic interval of Caldicellulosiruptor diazotrophicus:
- the era gene encoding GTPase Era, whose translation MAFKSGFVALIGRPNVGKSTLMNYLVGKKISIISPKPQTTRNSIKGILTLEDAQIIFIDTPGVHPPKNKLGEYMVKVSEKTLKEVDLILYIVEAIDNGIGPWDEAIIEKLKEVETPKILVLNKSDLASKENIEILKSIFSIKLNFKSIIDIAAINGYNCDLLLEKIKELLPEGPKYYLDEMTTDVRESFIVAEIIREKILLNLSEEVPHGVGIAIEKFAERENKDILDIEATIYCEKDSHKAIIIGKGGQMLKKIGIQARQELEMIFGIKVNLQLWVKVKKNWRDDVSAMKMFGYNLKEV comes from the coding sequence AAATCTACTCTTATGAACTACCTTGTTGGCAAAAAGATTTCTATTATTTCTCCCAAGCCACAGACAACCAGAAACAGTATAAAGGGTATCCTAACATTAGAAGATGCTCAGATTATATTTATCGACACGCCAGGCGTCCATCCCCCAAAGAACAAGCTGGGTGAGTATATGGTAAAGGTTTCTGAAAAGACTTTGAAAGAAGTAGATTTGATCTTGTATATTGTAGAAGCAATTGACAATGGAATTGGCCCATGGGATGAAGCAATAATAGAAAAACTAAAGGAAGTAGAAACTCCCAAAATTTTGGTTTTGAACAAATCTGACCTTGCTTCAAAAGAAAATATAGAAATACTTAAAAGTATTTTCTCCATAAAGCTGAATTTTAAATCTATAATTGACATAGCCGCAATTAATGGGTATAATTGCGACCTGCTTCTTGAAAAAATAAAAGAGTTGCTTCCAGAAGGGCCAAAGTATTATCTTGATGAGATGACAACTGATGTGAGAGAAAGCTTTATTGTGGCAGAGATTATAAGAGAAAAGATTTTACTGAATCTTTCTGAAGAAGTACCGCACGGTGTTGGAATTGCCATTGAGAAATTTGCAGAAAGAGAAAATAAGGATATACTGGATATTGAAGCTACAATCTATTGTGAAAAAGATTCACATAAAGCAATAATTATTGGTAAAGGCGGTCAGATGCTGAAGAAAATTGGGATACAAGCACGTCAAGAGCTTGAAATGATATTCGGAATAAAAGTAAATCTTCAGCTATGGGTAAAAGTTAAGAAAAACTGGAGAGATGACGTCTCTGCAATGAAAATGTTTGGTTATAACCTTAAAGAGGTCTGA
- the recO gene encoding DNA repair protein RecO — MKLIKTKGIVIKETNFEESSKILTLFTSDLGKIQVLSKNCRRLLSALSACSQPLMFCEFVIKKTKDVYSISSASLIESFFELSQDVNLAIYSGYLIELVDNFLEFEQKNEEVLRLLLNSLYLLKKGKDPEVVSRIFEIKILIYTGFFPQFTQCVKCEKKEIIRTFFSFKNGGLTCENCKEENDIEIEIETVKSILVIAATNLKKLNKISLDRSLNNKIKTITLPYIKMVLQKDIKILDFFRFIQ; from the coding sequence ATGAAATTAATTAAAACTAAAGGAATTGTAATAAAAGAGACAAACTTTGAAGAGTCAAGTAAGATTTTAACTTTATTTACAAGTGATTTAGGAAAAATTCAAGTTTTGTCGAAAAATTGTAGAAGATTATTGAGTGCTTTATCTGCTTGTTCTCAGCCGCTTATGTTCTGTGAGTTTGTTATAAAAAAGACAAAGGATGTATATTCAATTTCTTCAGCCTCTTTGATTGAATCATTTTTTGAACTATCTCAAGATGTAAATCTTGCAATTTATTCGGGATATCTTATTGAACTTGTTGACAATTTTTTAGAATTTGAACAAAAAAACGAAGAAGTCTTAAGGCTTCTTTTGAATTCTCTTTATCTTTTGAAAAAAGGAAAAGACCCTGAAGTAGTCAGCAGGATATTTGAAATAAAAATTTTAATATATACAGGCTTCTTTCCTCAGTTTACTCAGTGTGTTAAATGTGAAAAAAAGGAGATTATAAGAACATTCTTTTCTTTCAAAAATGGTGGTCTTACGTGTGAAAACTGTAAAGAGGAGAATGATATAGAAATTGAGATTGAAACTGTAAAGAGTATTTTGGTTATTGCAGCAACCAACTTAAAAAAGCTTAACAAGATTTCGCTTGACAGGTCTTTAAATAACAAGATAAAGACAATAACGCTACCATATATTAAAATGGTATTACAAAAAGATATCAAAATTCTTGATTTTTTTAGGTTTATACAATAA